One window from the genome of Chryseobacterium culicis encodes:
- a CDS encoding protein phosphatase 2C domain-containing protein — protein MNLYSTLQIGDYHINHCEDDFLIKKIGSDKIVCAIMDGCSTAMDSHFASTLAGKILRKIIIEAGYKALYKKDSQDSLEEELREIIRGLFKELLFVKNHLMLDEKELLTTLTILLYDNTTDKGIILAIGDGVVCINGSITEFDRNNKPDYLAYHLHENFEDWYSAQSQKIFFDHLKDVSIATDGILSFSKIKKTDSDEEINFMEYLMIDQKNNETEDMLNRKLKQLEHHYGVKPTDDLAIIRMIK, from the coding sequence ATGAATTTATATTCTACTCTACAAATCGGGGATTATCATATTAATCACTGTGAAGATGATTTCCTCATCAAAAAAATCGGTTCAGATAAGATTGTATGTGCCATAATGGATGGCTGTTCTACTGCTATGGATAGTCATTTTGCTTCAACACTTGCTGGAAAAATTCTACGTAAAATCATTATTGAAGCTGGATACAAAGCATTATATAAAAAAGACAGCCAAGATAGTCTGGAAGAGGAACTCAGAGAAATCATAAGAGGATTATTCAAAGAACTTCTATTTGTTAAAAATCATCTGATGCTGGATGAAAAAGAGCTATTGACTACTCTTACTATCTTACTTTACGACAACACAACAGACAAAGGAATCATTTTAGCAATTGGTGATGGAGTTGTTTGTATCAATGGAAGTATTACAGAATTTGACCGTAATAATAAACCTGATTATTTGGCTTATCATCTTCATGAAAATTTTGAAGATTGGTATTCTGCTCAGTCTCAGAAAATATTTTTTGATCATTTAAAGGATGTTTCAATTGCGACTGATGGTATTTTAAGCTTTTCAAAAATTAAAAAGACAGACTCCGATGAAGAAATCAACTTTATGGAATATTTAATGATTGATCAGAAAAATAATGAAACGGAAGATATGCTCAACAGAAAACTTAAACAGCTGGAACATCATTATGGTGTAAAGCCAACAGATGATTTGGCTATCATTAGAATGATAAAATAA
- a CDS encoding immunity 22 family protein, producing MDKEISHFWLGYFKNEEDFYAFVEEDENYYIEEENDDQYVSKFAESQNIKWFDDDFIEYGFEDESLSLYDKFAEYSYADQWIPILEKKLNELSLDTPINAIIFATRFVIPNPISVENDDFALHYVGEIEYDI from the coding sequence ATGGATAAAGAAATTTCACACTTCTGGTTAGGATATTTTAAAAATGAAGAAGACTTTTATGCTTTTGTAGAAGAAGATGAAAATTATTATATAGAAGAAGAGAATGACGATCAGTATGTTTCCAAATTCGCGGAATCACAGAATATCAAGTGGTTTGACGATGACTTTATAGAATATGGTTTTGAGGATGAAAGCCTTAGTCTTTATGACAAATTTGCAGAATATTCTTATGCAGACCAATGGATTCCAATCTTAGAGAAAAAATTGAATGAACTCAGTCTGGATACGCCTATAAATGCGATCATTTTTGCTACAAGATTTGTTATTCCCAATCCTATTTCCGTAGAAAATGATGATTTTGCACTGCATTATGTAGGAGAAATAGAATACGATATTTAA